CAGCGCCGCCTGCACCGGGTCGGCCCCGGCGACGGCCACGCGCCGCACCTCGCCCAGCGCGCGGTCCAGCAGCCCCTTGGAGAGATAGTCCTCGGCCAGCGCGAAGGCGTCCGCCGCGGCGACGGGAGCCGTCGCCGGCGCGGCGGCGGGCTGCGGGGCCAGCTCGCTGAAGATCTGGTCCAGCGCCTGGTCGTCGAAGGTGAAGCTCTCCACCCCCGCGTCGCCGCTGATGCGCTCGGCCGCGTCCAGCTCGGGCGCCAGCACCTCGGCGTACTCGAACTGCACGTCGATCGACAGCTTGTAGCGCGGCGTGGTGTAGTACGGGTTCAGCTCCAGCGCGCGCTTGGTCTCCCGCAGCGCCCCCTCGAAGTCGCCCAGGTTGCTGAGGACGAAGGAAAGGTTGTAGCGCGCCTCGGCGTAGTCGGGGTCGGCCTCCACCGAGCGGACGAAGGCGTTCCTCGCCTCCTCGTACCGGCGGGTCTCCATCAGCACCGCGCCGATGCCGTTCCACGCGGCCGCCGCGTCGGGGCTGGCGCGCAGCGCGGCGCGGTAGGCGTCCAGCGCGGCGCCGTGGCGGCCGCGGCGCAGGTACATCAGCCCGCGGTTGCACCACGCGTCCACGAACTCGGCGCGGAGGCCCACGGCCTGCGCGAACGCCTCCTCGGCGCCCGCATCGTCGCCGCGGTGCAGGCGGACCACGCCCAGGTTGTTCCACGCCAGCGCGTAGCCGGCGTCGCTGTCCAGCGCGCGGCGGTAGCTCCCCTCGGCTGCGTCGACATCCCCCGTCTGGTGCTGGCAGACGCCGCGCTCGTTCCAGAGCTTGGGGCTCTTCTCGTCTTCGGCCAGCAGCCGGTCGTAGAGATCGAGCGCCTGCGACGCCTTTCCCTGGAGGAGGTAGACCTCGGCCATGGCCTGGCGCACCAGCGCCGGCTCTTCGGCCTGCTCCAGCGCGCGCCCGAACTCGCGCAGCGCCTCGTCGTACAGCGCCTTCTGGCGGAAGGCGATCCCCAGGTTGTAGTGCGCCAGCTTCTCGCCCTGCGCCACCTCGGGGCGGCGCACGCGCCCGCCGACCAGCTCCTGGTAGCGCGCGGTGCTGTAGCGGTCCAGCGAAAGGTTGGCCTGCGCCTTGGCGAAGTGGGGGTTCAGCTGCATCGCCCGGCGCGACTCCTGGCTGGCGCGCTCCATGTCCTGCATGTCGCCGTAGACGAAGGCCAGCACGTAGTGCGCGTCCGGGAGCTCCGGGTTCAGCTCCACCGCCCGCGTCAGCTCGCGCAGCGCCTCGTCGTTCAGCCCGCGGTTGTAGTAGAGCTCGCCCACGTAGAAGTGGAGCACGGCGCTGTCGGGATCGTGCTCCAGCGCGCGCAGGAACCACGTCATCGCCGTCTCGAAGTTCCCCCCCGCCTTCTCCGCCTGCCCCAGCTGGATGAGGACGCCCAGGTCGTCCGGGTCCTGGGCCAGGACGCGCTTCAGCTCGGCCACCGCGCCGGCGTGGTCGCCGGTGTTGAGGTACGCGGTCGCGAGCCGGGTGCGCGCCTCGGCGTCGGCCGGGTCCTCGCGCAGCCGCTCGCGCAGCTCCGAGATCATCCGGTCGTAGTAGCCGGTGGCGAAGTAGGCGATCTCCAAGTTCCGCTGCGCCACCACCATCTTGGCGTCGATGGCCAGCGCGCGCTGGAACTGCTGGATCGCCTCCTCGTACAGCGCCTTGTTGAAGTAGAGGACGCCCAGGTTGTTGTGCGCGCCCGCGTCGGCGGCGTCGATCCGCTGGGCGAATCCGCGCAGGATGCGCAGGTCGCGCTCCGAGTGGGGCGGGCGCGGCTCGTGGGCGGCGGGGGAAAGGTCCTGCAGCTCAGGCAAGGCGGATCGCCTGGAGGATGATCTCGAGCGACTCCACGTCGGGAAGGAGCAGGAACTGGCCCTGCACCGTCTCGTCGCCGTCCATCACGAACTCGGTCTGGATGCAGAACACGAAGTCGCGCTCGTGCCCGAAGTTGGTGTACGCCGTGGTCAGCACCGCGCCGCACAGGTCGATCACCAGCGACGGGACGGACGGGAGGAGCATGAGCCCCATGAAGTCCGACAGCGCGTTCATGTAGGCGGCCGAGAGGATGTTCCCCGCCTCCTTGATGGCGCTCTGCTCCAGCTCGCCGAACACGTGGCTGGAGCCCGGCTGCCGGTGCAGGAGGATCTCGGCCAGGCGCATGGCGCTGTTGCGCGGAAAGATGAGCAGCGTGCGCCCGGTCAGGTCGCCCAGCATGTGCATCAGCACGGCGGCCACAACCTCTTCGGGGTGGCCCATGATGTCGGGCACGTCCTCCAGCGCGGTGACCTGCAGGCGCGGAACGTTGATCATGATCCGCGTGTTGGTCATCTGCGACAGCGCCGTGGCGGCGTGCCCCGCCCCCATGTTGCTGACTTCGCGGAGGGCGTCGATCTGAATGGCCCCCAGGTCCCGCAGGTCGAGCGTCATACTCGCGGTCGCCTCGTGTGCGTGTGTCGGACCTGCATCAACTTCGGGTCGTGGTCCTGCCGGATCTGTCCGCATCGCCATCAGGAACAGCTAACTTCTTACGCCTCGAACTGCAACGTCGGAGTTTCCATCTCCCCCGCAGAGCGCCCCCTCCGCGACGAAGGCGCGTCCATCCGCAGCAATGCCGGCCAAGCTACCTCTCCCGGTACGGGAGAGGTGGAGGGCCTGAGCCGGCCGGAGAGGGCGCGATGCGGCGGACGCACACTCGCATCGTCCCGCTCGCCCTGTCCCTCTCCCCTATCCCTGTCCCCTACGCCGCGTTCGCCGCCGCCAGCACACTCCCGGCGTCCAGGATCAGCGCCGGGCGCCCGTCGGAGAGGATCGTGGCGCCGGAGAACAGGCGCAGCGTGTCGGCGGTGGTGTCGAACTGCTTCACCACGATCTCCTGCTGCCCCATCAGAGCATCGACCTCCAGGCCGATGCGCTGCTCGCCCACTTCCAGGATCACCGCGTGGCGCTTCTCGCCGTCGGGGCGCGTGCCGTTGGTGCGCAGGATCTGGCGCAACCCCAGGAGCGGGATCACCTCGTCGCGCAGGAAGGCCACGTTGCGCCCCTTCACCGTCCCCACCTCGTCGGCCAGGAGATGGACGGTCTCGCCGACGTGGGTGAGCGGCAGCGCGTAGGTCTCGCCGCTCTGCCGCACCAGCAGCGCGCGAACGATGGCCAGCGTCTGCGGCAGCTGCAGCGTCATCGAGGTGCCGCGGCCGGGCTCGCTGAAGATCTCCAGCATCCCCCCCAGCGCCCGCACGCGCGTGGCCACCACGTCCAGCCCCACGCCGCGCCCGCTGACGTCCGTCACCGTCTCGGCGGTGGAGAAGCCGGGGCGCGTCAGCAGGCGGTGGACTTCCTCGTCGGGGAGCGCGGCGGCTTCCTCGCGCGTCACCAGCCCGTTCTGCACGGCCTTGGCGAGGACGCGCTCGCGCTGGATCCCGCGCCCGTCGTCCTCCACGCGGATGATGATGCGGCTGCGCTCGCGGCTGGCGGACAGGCGGAGCGTGCCCGTCTCGGGCTTGCCGTGCGCGCGGCGCTCGGCCGGCGCCTCGATGCCGTGGTCCAGCGAGTTGCGCAGGAGGTGGACGAGCGGGTCGCCGATCTCGTCGAGCATCGAGCGGTCCAGCTCGATCTCTTTCCCCTCCATCACGAAGTCGACCTTCTTCCCCAGCGTCCGCGCGGCGTCGCGCACCAGGCGGGGGAAGCGGTCGAAAACCTGCGACACGGGGGCGAGGCGCGCCCGCATCACCTCGTCCTGCAGCTCGCCGATCAGCCGGCTGGCCTGGTCCACCGTCTCGGCCAGCTCGGGAACGTCGGGGCCCACCAGCCTGCGCAGCCGGTCGCGGGCGATGACCAGCTCGCCCACCTGGTTCATCAGCGCGTCCAGCCGGCGCAGGTCCACGCGGATGTGCCGCGCCCGCCCCGCCGCCCCGGCCGCCGCGCGCCCCTCCTCCGCCCCCGCGTCGGGCGACGCGATCTCGGCCGCAGCTTCCACGCGCCGCTCGCCCACGTCGACCGAGCCGATCTCGCCGACGGAGAGGAGGGCGCGCCGCACCTCGTCCGCGGGCGCGGCGGTGCGCAGGACGAAGCGCAGCGCGCCGGTGAACTCCGGCTCGTTCAGCGCCGCCTCGCCCGGCTCCACCCCGCTCACCTCGCCCAGCTCGCGCGCGCGCTTCAGCGCCATGAAGGCGCGCACGCCGGGAAGGAGAGCCTCCTTCGCGACCTGAACGCGGACGGCGAGCGCCCCGTCTTCCGCCTCGGCGGCGAGGTCGATCTCGCGCGGCGGAGCGGCGTCGAGCTCGATCTGCGGGGCGAAGATGTCGAACGAGACGTCGTCGCCCGCGGCGGCGCGGAGCCGCGTGAGCAGCGCCTCCAGCCGCGGCTCGTCGCCGCTCTCCTCCACCGCCAGCTCGATGGCCCGCTCCAGCGCGTCGCAGGCGGCGAAGAGCAGGTCGATGGTCTCCGGCGTGGCCTGCGCCTTCCCGTGCCGGATGCGGTCCAGCAGGTTCTCCATCTCGTGGGAGAGGTCGGCGACGGAGCGGTAGCCCATCGTCGCGCTCATCCCCTTGATGGTGTGGACGGCGCGGAATACCCCCTCCACCACCTGCCGCGACCCCGGATCGGACTCCAGGGAAAGCAGCAGGTGGTTGATCGTCGAGACGTGCTCGCGCGACTCGGAGAGGAAGAGCTCCCCGTACTGCGAGAGTTCCATTACGGAAAATGCGTGAGTGCGGAAGTGCGGGAGTGCGCTGAATCAGGAGCGGCGGCGGGCCGTGTGCCGCGGGCCGGGCGGCGGTGCGGCCGGTGCATGGGATGTGGACGAAGACTCCGGCCGCATCCGCGGTCGAAGCGCACTTCCGCACTCACGCACTTCCGCACTTTCGGTTCACCCCAGAACCCGCTGCACGGCCTCCAGCACCCGGCTGGGCTGGAACGGCTTCACCACGAAGTCGCGGGCGCCGGCCTGGATGGCCTCGATCACCAGCGCCTGCTGGCCCATGGCGCTGCACATCAGGATCTTGGCGCCGGGATCTTCCTTCATGATCTCGCGCACGGCGTCGATCCCGCCCATGTCCGGCATCACGATGTCCATCGTCACCAGGTCCGGCTTGAACTGGCGGTACTTCTCCACCGCCTGCACCCCGGTCTCGGCCTCGGCCACGATCTGGAAGCCGGCCTGGGTGAGGATGTCGCCGATCATGGTGCGCATGAAGATGGCGTCATCGCAGATCAACACGGTCTGACTCATCAAGCCTCCGTCTGTCGTGCTTGGGTTGGGGTGGGTACGCCGGAGCGCCCTAAGCCAGGATGGGGTCGAAGATCTCGTCGGGGTCGATGGCGACGAAGATCTCGTCGTCCACCTCGCCCACCCCGCGCAGGTACGCGCGGTCGATGCGAAGCGAGCGCAGGGTCTCGGCGCTGTCGGCCAGGGTGCCGGGGTCCACCTGCACGATGCGCGCGACCTCCTCCACCGCCAGCCCCGCCAGCTTCCCGCGGTGCTCCACGATCACGATGCTGTGCTCGGGGATGCGCGACGCGGGAGGAAGGTTCAGGCGGGCGCCCAGGTCCACCACGGTCACGATGCGCCCGCGCAGGTTGATCAGCCCGCACACGTGCGCGCCGCTCCCGGGGAGCGGCGTGTACGGCCGGGCGGGAATGATCTCGCGGATGCGCGCGACGGGAACCGCAAAGCGGTGCTCGCCGACCACGAAGAGCACCATCCGCTCGGGCTCGGCCGCCTCGCCCTCGGGCGCGCCGGCCGCGGCGGGAACGTCTTCGGTGTCGGTGTGGAGCATCGCCGGCCTGAAGGGGAGCCGCACTCTGTGGTCGTGAGCGGACCAACATAGCGGGGGCGTCAGGGGCGGTCAAGAAAGCGCGGCCCCGCTGCGCGGGAGTACGAAAGTACGGAAGTACGGGAGTACGAAGGGCCACCGCGCTCCGGCACGCCCGTCCGGGAGAACGATTTCCGCGGCCTTCTTTCCGGGCAGTCTCGCGCTGGTGGGATCGGCCGGCGATCAGGCGCCCGGAGGCGGCGGCATGCGCAGCCGCGCTTCGGTGTCGCGCTCGAAGGCATTGCACGTCCGCAGCACGTCCAGCGCGCGCTGCAGGTCCGCGAGGTCGATCGCGGCCGAGAACGCCTGCGCGTAGTCCAGCATCTTCAGCAGTGCGTCGGGCACGTTCTGCCGCGAGAGCGCGCGCAGCGCCAGCAGGTAGTCGTCGCGGTACGAGGTGGGGATGAAGATGCGCCGCTGGCCGCCCGCCACCAGCTCGCCGTTCATCATCGCCCGCGCGATGCGGCCGTTCCCGTCGTCGAAGGGATGGACCTCGCTCACGACGAACATCATGAACGCCGCGCGCTTGAACGGCTCCGCGAGCGAGCGCAGCATCTCCCACCCCTGCCGCAGCGTTCCCGTCACCAGCTCGGGAGCGACGAAGACGGTCAGCCCGGCGCGGTTCACGGTGCTCTTCAGCTCGCCGGGGCGCTTCTCCGGGCGGCCGCCCATGATGGTGGCGTGCCGCTGCTTCAGCATCGCCATGAACTCGTCGAAATCGGCGCCCTCGCCCACCGCGCTCCTCGTCATCTCGCGCGTGCTCCCGACCACGCGATACGTGCCCAGCACGTCGTGGGCGTCCTCGGGGCGCGCGCGCGGGATGCGGTTCTCGAAGACGATCTCCACCGCTTCCTGGATCTCGAACTCCGTTCCCTCGATGAAGTTGGAGAAGTAGGCGTCCACGAACGCCAGGTTCTCGAACGCCGTTCCGCTCATGACGGGGTCGGGACGCGCGCGCACCGGCCACTCCAGCAGTGCCGAGTGGAGCACGCGGAACAGCTCCGTGCGCCCGGAGTCGTACGGCTCGCCCGCCGCGCGCGCCCTCGCCGCGGGCGAGGCGAGGTTCGCGGTGCGCGTCCGCAGCAGCGCGCCGATCAGCTCGTCCAGCTCGTCCGCCGCGGCTTCCGCACCCAGTGCCGGCGCGATGGCGCGCGCGCGGTCGCGCACCGCGTTCGCCTCCGCCTCGCCGCCGTGGCGCACCATCCGCTCCAGCCGCGCCTCGACCTCGTCGCGCGTGAGCGCGGGGGACTCGGGCCCGCGCACGCGCCGGACGCGCAGGCATTCCAGGAACGCCCGCGCGGGCGATGCCAGCCACAGCGTCTGCACGAAGCGGTTGTCGCCGTCCAGCGGCCCCGGCCCCTTCAGCTGCCGCACGCGCAGCCCGGGAAGCTCGACGATGCGATCATAGGGACCGGTGAGGAAGATCGTCCCGCGCGGGGTTGGCTTCGCCTCCAGCGCCGTCCGGTAGCTGACGACGGAATCGGGGAAGAGGAGCCCCACGATCTGCCAGAGATGGCGCCGGACGACGGCGTCGGGCGAATCGGTGAGATTCGTGGTGTAGAGCCGGCTGGCCAGCTTCCGCACGGCACCCGCGCGCACGGCTTCGGCCACGCCGGAGGATAGCTCCCGCGTGCTGACGAAGACCTCGGGAAGACTGGCGAGCGGGAGATTTCGTACCATGTAAGCGCCCGGATTCGGGATTCCGGGTAATATTTTACCACGTAAGCCACCAAAAAGGAAGACATTTTACCACGTAAGGAGAAAACGTACTACGTAAGCGCCGTCCCGCTCGTCTCCCGCGCCCACGCGGTGGCGGCGGCAAGGTCGGGGGGGAGCGGCGCCTCGAAGCGCATTTCCTCGCGCGTCCTCGGGTGCTGGAAGCGGAGCTCGGCGGCGTGGAGGAACTGGCGGGGGACGCGGCGCGCAAACGACTGCGCCCACCCGCGCTCGGCGCCGCCGAAGCCTTTCTCCCGCCCGGGCGCGTAGGTCGCGTCGCCGACCACGGGGTGGCCGAGATGGAGGAGGTGGATGCGGATCTGGTGCGTGCGGCCGGTCTCCAGCTCGGCGCGCAGCAGGTCGGCGGCGCGCCAGCGCTCCAGGCGGTGGAAGTGCGTGCGCGCCGGGCGTCCGTCGGGCACCACCCCCATCTTCTTTCGGTCGGTGGTGTGGCGGCCGATCGGCGCGTCCACGCTCGCCGTCTCCTGCGGGAGGTGGCCCCAGCAGGCGGTGAGATACGCGCGCCGGATCTTCCGCAGCTTCAGGTCGTGCGAGAGGGCGCGGTGCGCGTCGTCGTTCTTGGCCACGAGCATGAGGCCGCTGGTGTCCTTGTCCAGCCGGTGCACGATCCCCGGGCGCAGCACGCCGCCGATGCCGGACAGGTCGCGCACCCCGTGCAGCAGCGCGTTCACCAGCGTGCCGGTGCGGTGGCCGGCGGCGGGGTGCACGACCAGGCCGGCGGGCTTGTCGATCACCGCCAGGTCGGCGTCCTGGTAGACGATGTGGAGGGGGATGTCTTCCGCCGCGACGTCCGACGGCTCGGGAGCGGGGATGGTGACGGTGAGGCGGTCGCCCGGCGAGACGGGGTCCTTCTTGCGGA
The nucleotide sequence above comes from Longimicrobium sp.. Encoded proteins:
- a CDS encoding tetratricopeptide repeat protein, which encodes MPELQDLSPAAHEPRPPHSERDLRILRGFAQRIDAADAGAHNNLGVLYFNKALYEEAIQQFQRALAIDAKMVVAQRNLEIAYFATGYYDRMISELRERLREDPADAEARTRLATAYLNTGDHAGAVAELKRVLAQDPDDLGVLIQLGQAEKAGGNFETAMTWFLRALEHDPDSAVLHFYVGELYYNRGLNDEALRELTRAVELNPELPDAHYVLAFVYGDMQDMERASQESRRAMQLNPHFAKAQANLSLDRYSTARYQELVGGRVRRPEVAQGEKLAHYNLGIAFRQKALYDEALREFGRALEQAEEPALVRQAMAEVYLLQGKASQALDLYDRLLAEDEKSPKLWNERGVCQHQTGDVDAAEGSYRRALDSDAGYALAWNNLGVVRLHRGDDAGAEEAFAQAVGLRAEFVDAWCNRGLMYLRRGRHGAALDAYRAALRASPDAAAAWNGIGAVLMETRRYEEARNAFVRSVEADPDYAEARYNLSFVLSNLGDFEGALRETKRALELNPYYTTPRYKLSIDVQFEYAEVLAPELDAAERISGDAGVESFTFDDQALDQIFSELAPQPAAAPATAPVAAADAFALAEDYLSKGLLDRALGEVRRVAVAGADPVQAALLTAQIFLRQGLEGEALERFDSAIARLEAQPWGPDHARAWAGRARALLRLGRPADAREAAEMVREHDPDRVDNLQVLGEALLGEGEATEAVRVFSRAVELAPKDAGLLRNLGRAAVAAGKPDDAERALKLAIRLDPDFVAARLELGRLYLDRGRTEDAIAEARAALDVLPTYFEGALLLASAYRAAGRFGEAVHGLVDLLAGDPYHFDALLLLGQVLLDDGRRADARTAFARILRFDPHRPDALFHLGMVAAAERRFREAIEHWRRAVEADPEGPWAAPARENIDTALDFASVFRTAAAPAGAG
- a CDS encoding Fic family protein, which codes for MVRNLPLASLPEVFVSTRELSSGVAEAVRAGAVRKLASRLYTTNLTDSPDAVVRRHLWQIVGLLFPDSVVSYRTALEAKPTPRGTIFLTGPYDRIVELPGLRVRQLKGPGPLDGDNRFVQTLWLASPARAFLECLRVRRVRGPESPALTRDEVEARLERMVRHGGEAEANAVRDRARAIAPALGAEAAADELDELIGALLRTRTANLASPAARARAAGEPYDSGRTELFRVLHSALLEWPVRARPDPVMSGTAFENLAFVDAYFSNFIEGTEFEIQEAVEIVFENRIPRARPEDAHDVLGTYRVVGSTREMTRSAVGEGADFDEFMAMLKQRHATIMGGRPEKRPGELKSTVNRAGLTVFVAPELVTGTLRQGWEMLRSLAEPFKRAAFMMFVVSEVHPFDDGNGRIARAMMNGELVAGGQRRIFIPTSYRDDYLLALRALSRQNVPDALLKMLDYAQAFSAAIDLADLQRALDVLRTCNAFERDTEARLRMPPPPGA
- a CDS encoding response regulator gives rise to the protein MSQTVLICDDAIFMRTMIGDILTQAGFQIVAEAETGVQAVEKYRQFKPDLVTMDIVMPDMGGIDAVREIMKEDPGAKILMCSAMGQQALVIEAIQAGARDFVVKPFQPSRVLEAVQRVLG
- a CDS encoding chemotaxis protein CheW, whose product is MLHTDTEDVPAAAGAPEGEAAEPERMVLFVVGEHRFAVPVARIREIIPARPYTPLPGSGAHVCGLINLRGRIVTVVDLGARLNLPPASRIPEHSIVIVEHRGKLAGLAVEEVARIVQVDPGTLADSAETLRSLRIDRAYLRGVGEVDDEIFVAIDPDEIFDPILA
- a CDS encoding RluA family pseudouridine synthase; the protein is MQSPPTDRTLELAAGDDAAGRLDAWLAARLDVSRSRATQWIDDGRVTLNGAPVRKKDPVSPGDRLTVTIPAPEPSDVAAEDIPLHIVYQDADLAVIDKPAGLVVHPAAGHRTGTLVNALLHGVRDLSGIGGVLRPGIVHRLDKDTSGLMLVAKNDDAHRALSHDLKLRKIRRAYLTACWGHLPQETASVDAPIGRHTTDRKKMGVVPDGRPARTHFHRLERWRAADLLRAELETGRTHQIRIHLLHLGHPVVGDATYAPGREKGFGGAERGWAQSFARRVPRQFLHAAELRFQHPRTREEMRFEAPLPPDLAAATAWARETSGTALT
- a CDS encoding chemotaxis protein CheA → MELSQYGELFLSESREHVSTINHLLLSLESDPGSRQVVEGVFRAVHTIKGMSATMGYRSVADLSHEMENLLDRIRHGKAQATPETIDLLFAACDALERAIELAVEESGDEPRLEALLTRLRAAAGDDVSFDIFAPQIELDAAPPREIDLAAEAEDGALAVRVQVAKEALLPGVRAFMALKRARELGEVSGVEPGEAALNEPEFTGALRFVLRTAAPADEVRRALLSVGEIGSVDVGERRVEAAAEIASPDAGAEEGRAAAGAAGRARHIRVDLRRLDALMNQVGELVIARDRLRRLVGPDVPELAETVDQASRLIGELQDEVMRARLAPVSQVFDRFPRLVRDAARTLGKKVDFVMEGKEIELDRSMLDEIGDPLVHLLRNSLDHGIEAPAERRAHGKPETGTLRLSASRERSRIIIRVEDDGRGIQRERVLAKAVQNGLVTREEAAALPDEEVHRLLTRPGFSTAETVTDVSGRGVGLDVVATRVRALGGMLEIFSEPGRGTSMTLQLPQTLAIVRALLVRQSGETYALPLTHVGETVHLLADEVGTVKGRNVAFLRDEVIPLLGLRQILRTNGTRPDGEKRHAVILEVGEQRIGLEVDALMGQQEIVVKQFDTTADTLRLFSGATILSDGRPALILDAGSVLAAANAA
- a CDS encoding chemotaxis protein CheC, which produces MTLDLRDLGAIQIDALREVSNMGAGHAATALSQMTNTRIMINVPRLQVTALEDVPDIMGHPEEVVAAVLMHMLGDLTGRTLLIFPRNSAMRLAEILLHRQPGSSHVFGELEQSAIKEAGNILSAAYMNALSDFMGLMLLPSVPSLVIDLCGAVLTTAYTNFGHERDFVFCIQTEFVMDGDETVQGQFLLLPDVESLEIILQAIRLA